ATTTCATATTAACGTATTTAAGCAAAGCATGAtggcacttttttttttgttttcattaaaGTTGAGGATCAAACTCAGAACCTCTAACATACTATCAAAACCTCTTACTAGCTACTAACGACCTAATTAGCCAAAAAATTATGCTCTATTTAATATTTAACCTAGgctaataatcttttttttGATATTCATCCAATCACCATGATAACTTCATGGCTTATTCCCAGTCCCACCATAGTGGTGGACATAGAATATTTAGATTTTCTCATCATGCTGGTTCTCATTAGCCGCGTAAGAAATTTTCTTGAGGTTGTTAGTGTCTGCGGAAGTACGGGTAGATAATTTCTACCCCATTTAGTGATGCATACATCTAATTAGTTCATTAAGATATACTTTTTACTGTGTGGGGCATATGCGCTCAAAGTCGATtcattaaacatataaattgtgtTCTTAAGATCAATGTCCTTTTATATTACATCTGTTTGACACGTTTGACTTCTTAACATCAGATGTTATGGATTTTCTGAAAAGAATTTAAAAAGTCATAGATAAcacgtttattttatgtaattatatatatatatatatatatatatatatatatatatatatatatatatataaaatagcaAGGAACTTTATcaacaatatattttctttaccaaaaaatattaaGATATAGGttctgtttggattaacttatttttaagtttatgcaaacagtttatgcaatataaattatgttttatgttattttataagttcacactagtgaaaattgtatttttataagctattttatcataaactacattgacaaatttataataatacataaaaaatgtataaactatttgcataaactcaaaaataagttaatccaaacgtgTCTATATTACTTCTAAGTTATACCTGTTAAACAAACTGAAACCTTCAACATAGATATATGCATGCATCTATTATTTATGTGCACATCAATTTGTTAATTAACATATCAATATATTTACCTCTACATTACATCATTACCTAAAACGCTTTTGTTTTGTTCTCGAACGTTGGTATATATCCAATGAAAATCATAGTCAATAATTTTTAACCTCCACACCTGATATTATTTTGACCAAGTCCACAACAAAtggaaataaaacaaattaaaaagacCAAAACCCCTTCaatattttctctcattcttttGGACTAATTCTCCTATCATAACTATTTTTAGTAAAAGTTAAATATGGAGCTAACACGAGATgacaaaatcaattaaattaataaatgttTGAAACCAACAAAATAAATGTTAGTCATGCTCGATCTTACAAAGAAAAATTCATGTTGAATAATTAAACACAGTTTCCCCCTTGTTTCTTCTTGACCTAATCCATGAGCACTATATATATAGTCCTAGAGTGGTGTACCAAATATTTCATACACAAGAATTAATAATCTCTAATATTCAATCTCAAACATGAAGTGCCAAAACCAATTTTCGATTGCAATTTTGCTAATATCAATAACCATCCTATTTTATTCATCattaacaagtgctcttgaagAACCTGGTATTAAAATAATCTCCCTTCccaatatttttgttgtttcactaatataatttttttgtttgagatCATATAAACTATACATACTATAGATATATAACTccattcaaaaaattttaaGCTTAAGCTTgtttaattgaattttattataaGAATAAATTTGTGATGAAATTATATCAACATATGCATGCAAGTCATGTAAATTTGTAAGAATATATTTCTCATTATTTGCTAgctactaattaattaattatagttTTATAAAGCTAGATTGGTAATCAAACAATAGGTCAAAGAAGAATATTTACTATAATATTATTGGCTTattgtatataaaattttattgtgTATATATCTTTTTCAAAagattaatttgtttgtttttagaTGTCTTTATATGTATTTAATAACTAAATATGTTTCACaatgaaatataattaattgtcTTTTCTGTTCAATCATTTTTGTTGTCTTTCATCCAAGGACTAATAGTAAAAGAAAcagttttaaaaagaaaaaataaaatatgaatgaaCAGTTGAGATGATGGCAGTACCGACAACTGGAGATGATGAATAGAGAGGATCCAAATATGATTGATTCATTCAtagaacaatatttttttttgtaacctTGATgtgtatatttatatatatatataatattggtGTATTAATTGCAGAGTATGGATACAATGAAAAAAGTGAAAATGGACCTAAACATTGGGGTGATCTCAAAAATGAATGGGCAGCATGTAAAGGGGACATGCAATCTCCAATTGATTTGTCAAGTCACCGAGTAACTGTCATTCCAAATTTATGGAAGCTAAAGAGTAGCTACAAGCCTCAACATGCCACTGTATCCAACAGGGGTCATGATGTTGCTGTAAGTATATTATATAGAGCAATGTTAATTAGAAcaatcttgattattattaatttcaattattattatggtCATGATGTTGCTGTAAGTATATATAAACTTTATTTATCACATTCACATTTCAAtcttattattaatttcaattaTTCTTATGGTTAATGCATGCATGGTtggttataattatatattcaattgaATTTTATAGGTGACTTGGGAAGGTGATGCTGGCTCTATTGACATCAATGGATCAGATTATTTCCTTCAAAATAGCCATTGGCACTGGCCATCTGAACATACCATCAATGGAAGAAGGTTAATTTACCTTCCTCTGTTTTATATGCCACATGCGTGTTGCTGTTTTGATCTCTCTATGTTTTGAAACTGTACATATTGACTCATCACATTTTGTAACTTTGgtcttttaattaatgattaggTATGACTTAGAGTTGCACTTGGTTCATGTTAGTCCTCAGCCAGATGGAACAAACAAGACTGCTGTTGTTGGTCTTCTGTACAAGTATGGTTCACCTGATCCATTTCTCTCCGAGGTACAAAAATAtggttcaaaaatatatatcttgtatattgagttaaaaaaaaagaagctataTTACTAATTTTAATACAtaatattgtatatttttatgtatGTCAGTTGGTAAAGTACATAGTAGAAGTTcctgatgaagaagaaaaaacagaCATAGGTGTTATTGATCCCTCAAAAATATTCAAGAGTTCAAAGATGTATTATAGATACATGGGATCACTCACTGCACCTCCTTGCACCGAAGGAATCACTTGGACCATTGATAGGAAGGTATAGAAATACTACCatttttttcccgaaaaaaataatatgcatcgacagtgtaaaattattttacattgtcaacATATCACAAGTATATTTTACGTCACGTCACCCTATTTAACTCTATTTTCTACATATGATATGGAGCAGATTGAACTATTTTTATTGGTCGTcaatctaaaattaatttacatcaAATGAGAGCGTGTgctttaaactctttttttttctactaTAAATTAATAGCCATTCTTAATGATTATTAACCATTTTTATTGATTATCTTTTAATTATctgtttttttgctttttcattaGATAAGAACAGTTTCAAGAGGACAAGTGAAGTTATTGAAGAATTCTGTACTTAAATATGTAAGTTACTAACTATGATGTGTATActcttcaatattttttttgttgaacttaaattttaattaaccCTTATTATGTGTTTGACCACAGTATGCAAAAAGGAATGCAAGGCCAGTGCAGATCCTGAATCGGAGAGAGGTTGAACTAT
This genomic interval from Trifolium pratense cultivar HEN17-A07 linkage group LG6, ARS_RC_1.1, whole genome shotgun sequence contains the following:
- the LOC123890492 gene encoding alpha carbonic anhydrase 7-like isoform X2; translation: MKCQNQFSIAILLISITILFYSSLTSALEEPEYGYNEKSENGPKHWGDLKNEWAACKGDMQSPIDLSSHRVTVIPNLWKLKSSYKPQHATVSNRGHDVAVTWEGDAGSIDINGSDYFLQNSHWHWPSEHTINGRRYDLELHLVHVSPQPDGTNKTAVVGLLYKYGSPDPFLSELVKYIVEVPDEEEKTDIGVIDPSKIFKSSKMYYRYMGSLTAPPCTEGITWTIDRKIRTVSRGQVKLLKNSVLKYYAKRNARPVQILNRREVELFDPKAKDIPHY
- the LOC123890492 gene encoding alpha carbonic anhydrase 7-like isoform X3, with the translated sequence MKCQNQFSIAILLISITILFYSSLTSALEEPEYGYNEKSENGPKHWGDLKNEWAACKGDMQSPIDLSSHRVTVIPNLWKLKSSYKPQHATVSNRGHDVAVTWEGDAGSIDINGSDYFLQNSHWHWPSEHTINGRRYDLELHLVHVSPQPDGTNKTAVVGLLYKYGSPDPFLSELVKYIVEVPDEEEKTDIGVIDPSKIFKSSKMYYRYMGSLTAPPCTEGITWTIDRKIRTVSRGQVKLLKNSVLKYYAKRNARPVQILNQREVELYDPKAKDTPHY